A single window of Dioscorea cayenensis subsp. rotundata cultivar TDr96_F1 unplaced genomic scaffold, TDr96_F1_v2_PseudoChromosome.rev07_lg8_w22 25.fasta BLBR01000281.1, whole genome shotgun sequence DNA harbors:
- the LOC120254001 gene encoding uncharacterized protein LOC120254001, with protein MIPSIGNQQEKFDVELMDPDLWRVSFGLSHSMDGIVGKGEDFCSSVGDDDGSGDCSTVMDNCPDFDEIDDLRLRKKLFYKLDRGSKEFEEYSFDFHRKIPSSKHQEKSKQTSARKEDKKSEKQSLKVSSSQMNKLVNAEKKKASFQEGKKLPFKIERNTRESSGVGDMTKFIEGKKLRTPTFNQLTDPYHLPFCLDIFVTKGSVRACVVHRATSKVVVVAHSISKDMKFDVASRKGVKACFAVGKILAQRAMEEDIYNVVYTPRKGDKIEGKLQIVLQSIIDRGIDVKLKLKQKQKKPLKASQTVST; from the exons ATGATTCCTTCCATTGGGAATCAGCAGGAGAAGTTTGATGTTGAGCTCATGGATCCTGATCTTTGGAGGGTGTCGTTCGGATTGTCGCATTCTATGGATGGAATTGTGGGGAAAGGAGAGGATTTTTGCTCTTctgttggtgatgatgatggctCTGGTGATTGTTCTACAGTGATGGATAATTGCCCTGAttttgatgagattgatgattTGAGGCTGCGAAAGAAACTTTTCTACAAGTTGGATAGAGGTTCCAAAGAGTTTGAAGAGTATAGTTTTGATTTCCACAGGAAAATTCCTTCTAGTAAGCATCAAGAGAAGTCAAAGCAAACCAGTGCTAGAAAAGAAGACAAGAAATCTGAAAAGCAAAGTCTTAAGGTGTCATCGTCTCAAATGAACAAGCTTGTAAATGCGGAGAAGAAGAAAGCTTCATTCCAAGAAGGAAAGAAGCTTCCTTTCAAGATAGAAAGGAATACCCGTGAGAGTAGTGGAGTTGGTGATATGACAAAATTCATAGAGGGGAAGAAGTTGAGAACCCCGACGTTTAATCAACTCACTGATCCTTACCACTTACCTTTTTGCTTGGACATTTTTGTCACGAAAGGTTCAGTTCGTGCTTGTGTTGTTCACCGAGCTACAAGCAAGGTGGTTGTTGTGGCTCATTCGATTTCAAAGGACATGAAGTTTGATGTGGCATCTAGAAAGGGAGTTAAAGCCTGCTTTGCTGTGGGGAAAATTTTGGCTCAGCGTGCTATGGAGGAGGATATTTATAATGTGGTTTATACACCAAGGAAAGGTGATAAGATTGAAGGGAAGCTTCAAATTGTACTACAATCTATTATTGATAGAGGAATTGATGTCAAACTGAAGCTGAAGCAGAAGCAGAAGAAGCCATTGAag gCTTCTCAAACAGTTTCAACGTGA